TCCAAAACCGGTGGATTTTTAATCAAAATGCCATTTTTAGCAGCATTTGAAAGTGCGATCACTATAGCAATGGGCGTTGCTAAACCCAAAGCACAAGGACAAGAAATCAAAAGCACAGCACAAGCATGCAAAAAAGCAGAATTTAATCCTTCTTTAAAAGCCCAAAAGGCAAAAACAAAACAAGATAAAATTAAAATAAAAGCAACAAAATAAGCTGAAATTTTATCCGCAAATTGCGCAATAGGCATTTTTGCATTACCCGCTTTGTAAATTAAATCTTTGAGTTTTTCTAAAGTGCTATCGATAGATTTTTTTTGAGCTTTGATTCTTAAATTTCCATTGATTAAAAAAGTCCCAGCTTGGATTAAATCTCCACTTTGTTTAGTTAAAGGAATAAATTCTCCATTTAAAAAACTAAGATCCACCTCAGCTTTTCCGCTAATAACTACGCCATCAACACAAACACTCTCCCCTTCTTTAACTAAAATTTCATCATTCTCTTTCACAAAAGAACTTAAAATTTCTTTTACAACGCCATCTTTAACAAGCAAGGCTTTTTGCGTATCGATAGCTTCAAGTTTTCTTTGATAATCATAAGCTTTAAATTTAGCCTTTTCTTCTAAAAATTTCCCTAGCAAAATAAAGCTAATTATCATCGCTCCACCACTAAAATACAAATGTTTTTCTTCAAAAAAATCCAAAAAAGCCAAGAGAGAATATACAAAAGCACTAAAACTTCCCAAAGACACCAAGGTATTCATATCCAAAGCTTTATTTTTAAGCCCTTTGATGGCATGAATAAAAAATTCACGCCCACAAAAAAAGATCACAAAAGCTCCTAAAAATAATTGAACAAAACTTGAAAAAGTATTAAAAAGCAACATTTCAAAAGCCATAATCACACAGCTTAAAATTAAACTTGCAAAAAAATTCCACTTTAGCTTTTTTAAAGAATGCAGTTTATACTGAGCTAAATTTTCATCATCTGCCAAAATTTCAAAGCCAAGCGCAGTGATTTTATCCAATACCTTTTGTTTTGTCTTAGCATCTTTTAATAAAAACACTCCGCTAGAATTGATATAAGAAACGCTCGCATCCTCAACTCCATCAAGCTTTTTGCAAACTTTTTCTATGGCATTAGAACAATTAACGCAAGTCATTTTCCCGATTTTAAGCCTTATTTCTTGCATTAAATTTCCTCTAAAAGTTTAAAACCAAGTTGTTGTAATTGCTCCCTTAAAAGCGCTATTTTATCATCATTTAAATCCAATCTGACTATTTTTAAACCCTCTTCAAATTCAAAATTTCCAAATTCATCTTCTAAAGAATTTTTAATCAAATTCACACAATTTTGACAATTTACATTTTCAATTTTAAATCTTCTCATTTTTTTCCTCCCAAACTGGCTCTATAGTGCAATGCCCTATTTCAAATTCATCGTGCAGAATTTTAGCAATTTTTCGAGATAAAAATCTAAATTCTGCAATTTTTTCTTTTTGAATTTTTATATGCATAGTCGCTACATACATTTTATTTGTAATTTGCGTTACATGTAAATCAATAATTTCTTCAATCTCATCGCTAATTAAAATCGCTTGTTTTAATTTTTCCACTTCAATAGGAGAGCTTTCAAGTAAAATATTCACACTTTGTTTTAACAATATAACCGCCCATCTTAAAAGCAAAATAGATAAAATCAAAGCCAAAATCGTATCAATATACACAATGCCTGTAAAATAAACCAAAACTCCACCTATAATTACAAATAAAGATCCAAGCAAATCGCTCATCATATGCAAAAAAGCTGATTTCATATTAATATTTTCTAAATTTGCACCCTTAAACATCATAAAACCATTAATTGCATTCACCAAAAAGCCTAAAATTGCTACTATAATCATAGTTTTAGCATCAATACTACTTGGATTTATAAACTTTTCTATCGCCTCATAAATGATAAAAATAGCAGATATTATAATGGTTAAAGCATTGATAAAAGCTACTAAAATTTCAAGACGAAAATATCCAAAAGTTTTTTGTTCATTGTTAAATTTTTGCACCGCTAAGATGGCTAAAAAGCTAAGTCCTAGCGCAAAAACATCTGAAAACATATGCAAAGTATCACTTAATAATGCCAAAGAATTTGATAGTAACGAATAAACAAATTGCACAAGCATCATAGAGCTGGTCATAAGAAGGGAAATTTTTAAAATCTTTTTATCAACTTCTCTTGCATCAGCATGAGAGTGATGTTCGTGCGAATGATGCTCATGAGAATGGCAAGTCTGTTTAATCAAAGGTTGATGAGATAAATATTCATACATTATTTCTCCTTTTTTGGTTTGCAAATTAACACAGTAAAACTAAAAAATTACTTAAACATTTTAAAGCTTATGCAAAAAGAATTTAAACAAAAATTTATCAATTTTATTTTAGACTTACTAGAAATTTTTTAAGAAAGGCAAGAGAATGAAACAAAATGTTTTTTTTGATGATTCTTTAATTTTAACCCTTACTCAAACTCTTCGTTCTTGGCGC
This genomic interval from Campylobacter sp. CCS1377 contains the following:
- a CDS encoding cation-translocating P-type ATPase is translated as MQEIRLKIGKMTCVNCSNAIEKVCKKLDGVEDASVSYINSSGVFLLKDAKTKQKVLDKITALGFEILADDENLAQYKLHSLKKLKWNFFASLILSCVIMAFEMLLFNTFSSFVQLFLGAFVIFFCGREFFIHAIKGLKNKALDMNTLVSLGSFSAFVYSLLAFLDFFEEKHLYFSGGAMIISFILLGKFLEEKAKFKAYDYQRKLEAIDTQKALLVKDGVVKEILSSFVKENDEILVKEGESVCVDGVVISGKAEVDLSFLNGEFIPLTKQSGDLIQAGTFLINGNLRIKAQKKSIDSTLEKLKDLIYKAGNAKMPIAQFADKISAYFVAFILILSCFVFAFWAFKEGLNSAFLHACAVLLISCPCALGLATPIAIVIALSNAAKNGILIKNPPVLEILHKIQFSIFDKTGTLSEDKLKIYASLMSLQDFEKLTQIQKLSNHPISKAFSDEIQGSNLKGTLKTLPTKGIAYEEENVLYLAGNEKLLQEYQVSIDEKFLNFVQKNRDKAPVAVFFAKDKMCLGVVCLSNELRNDARNLCEFFTQEKITNVILSGDNENNVKTVASKLGIKEFYFALKPEEKLQMIKQYESKGKCLFMGDGINDAAALALADVGIVVNNANNLAKESGDIVLNKNELMLAAYVFKLSKKTMSIIKLNLLWAFVYNALCIPIAAGAFSFIVLSPHIAALAMCFSSLSVVLNSLRLLRKIA
- a CDS encoding heavy-metal-associated domain-containing protein, which gives rise to MRRFKIENVNCQNCVNLIKNSLEDEFGNFEFEEGLKIVRLDLNDDKIALLREQLQQLGFKLLEEI
- a CDS encoding cation diffusion facilitator family transporter, which gives rise to MYEYLSHQPLIKQTCHSHEHHSHEHHSHADAREVDKKILKISLLMTSSMMLVQFVYSLLSNSLALLSDTLHMFSDVFALGLSFLAILAVQKFNNEQKTFGYFRLEILVAFINALTIIISAIFIIYEAIEKFINPSSIDAKTMIIVAILGFLVNAINGFMMFKGANLENINMKSAFLHMMSDLLGSLFVIIGGVLVYFTGIVYIDTILALILSILLLRWAVILLKQSVNILLESSPIEVEKLKQAILISDEIEEIIDLHVTQITNKMYVATMHIKIQKEKIAEFRFLSRKIAKILHDEFEIGHCTIEPVWEEKNEKI